Proteins from a single region of bacterium:
- a CDS encoding FtsX-like permease family protein — protein sequence MSLSRDAHTRGVASQGDGTEAGSGVTFLSERRVVENLESLNLQELWRQLEDAPRLGVLGYGKLFFSYVVGGIHRNIVGTLAIILLTALAVFLCGTLLLATKPLAEILFAEDLRIPIKVYLAPSESEETSREIVGRLLADFPEVERVEFVSGTEALNNLRDKLGGDHPLFEGLDPLQKTKNAVQPKGGDPQVDREEFHPLPSRFLVTVRTGYSKVEVFEKIQEEFLSVREVEKVRYQSEIVQQLQRLSSLLSRIGSLFAVGAFASAVLIVIVAMHLRFLLRAREVGVMKLVGATHSFMVLPLYFEAFLSVLAAVGVGLIFLWWAELRLYEEVSMLLPRLEYRTDLFSLSWLTKAGISCAALLTALFGTWFSVSLFQRER from the coding sequence ATGAGTCTCAGTCGGGATGCACATACTCGCGGTGTTGCCTCACAGGGCGATGGTACTGAGGCGGGTTCTGGTGTGACGTTTCTCTCTGAAAGGCGGGTCGTTGAGAATTTAGAGTCGCTGAATTTGCAGGAGTTATGGCGCCAGTTGGAGGATGCACCGCGTCTTGGTGTACTGGGGTACGGAAAGCTCTTCTTCTCTTATGTGGTTGGCGGTATCCATCGCAATATTGTGGGTACCCTTGCCATCATACTTCTGACGGCACTGGCGGTATTTCTATGCGGAACACTACTATTGGCGACGAAGCCGCTTGCTGAGATCTTGTTTGCGGAAGATTTAAGAATTCCTATAAAGGTTTATCTCGCGCCATCTGAAAGCGAGGAGACTTCTCGTGAAATTGTTGGAAGGCTCTTGGCAGATTTTCCTGAAGTAGAACGCGTTGAGTTTGTTAGTGGGACTGAGGCCTTAAACAATTTGCGGGATAAGCTAGGGGGAGACCACCCGCTCTTTGAGGGTCTTGATCCCCTCCAGAAGACAAAAAACGCGGTTCAACCCAAGGGGGGAGATCCTCAGGTTGATAGAGAGGAGTTTCATCCACTGCCGAGTCGCTTTCTTGTGACGGTCCGAACTGGCTACTCAAAGGTAGAGGTCTTTGAAAAGATTCAAGAGGAGTTTCTGAGTGTTCGAGAAGTTGAAAAGGTTCGATATCAATCAGAGATTGTGCAACAGCTTCAGCGACTCTCCTCATTGCTCTCGCGGATAGGCTCTCTTTTCGCCGTTGGTGCTTTCGCTTCAGCAGTGCTGATCGTGATTGTGGCCATGCACCTTCGATTTCTGTTGCGTGCTCGGGAGGTAGGAGTCATGAAGTTAGTGGGCGCAACGCATTCTTTCATGGTGCTCCCGCTCTATTTCGAGGCGTTTCTATCGGTGCTTGCAGCGGTAGGGGTTGGTTTAATCTTTCTTTGGTGGGCTGAGCTCCGTCTTTATGAGGAAGTAAGTATGTTACTCCCTCGACTTGAGTACAGAACAGATCTTTTCTCCTTGTCGTGGCTCACTAAGGCGGGGATTTCTTGTGCAGCACTTTTAACCGCTTTGTTTGGGACTTGGTTCTCTGTGTCGCTTTTTCAAAGGGAGCGTTAG
- a CDS encoding ATP-binding cassette domain-containing protein, which translates to MIELRQVAKVYPPQQTALNGVSLTIQPGEFTCIAGASGAGKSTLLRILFGAEVPTGGNARVVGRDMAHLPHQQLPSFRRDVGFVFQDYKLLPTRTVLENVTFPLEVQGYSEQVRSSMGLRMLETVGLVGEAHRLPESLSGGEQQRVAVLRALIHRPHLILADEPTGNLDPGMTATVFRLLEEANRQGITIVVASHDLALIEQMGFRTIVLDRGKVVGDFARREKRL; encoded by the coding sequence ATGATTGAATTACGACAAGTTGCTAAAGTCTACCCGCCTCAGCAAACTGCGTTGAATGGCGTCTCGCTTACAATTCAACCTGGTGAATTCACCTGCATCGCCGGCGCTAGTGGAGCCGGAAAGAGCACTCTCCTTCGTATTTTATTCGGTGCGGAAGTCCCTACCGGAGGAAACGCTCGGGTAGTTGGTAGAGATATGGCTCATTTGCCGCACCAGCAACTTCCAAGTTTTCGACGAGACGTTGGGTTTGTTTTTCAAGATTACAAATTGTTGCCAACCCGCACTGTTCTGGAGAACGTGACATTTCCTCTGGAGGTTCAGGGCTATTCTGAGCAGGTTCGTAGCTCTATGGGACTTCGAATGCTTGAGACGGTGGGCCTCGTTGGAGAAGCCCATCGGTTGCCAGAGAGCCTTTCAGGGGGAGAACAGCAGCGAGTAGCCGTCTTACGAGCGCTCATCCACCGCCCTCATCTCATTCTCGCAGACGAGCCAACTGGTAACCTTGATCCTGGGATGACTGCTACGGTGTTTCGCTTACTCGAGGAAGCAAACCGTCAGGGAATTACTATTGTGGTAGCGAGTCACGATTTAGCGCTGATTGAGCAAATGGGATTTCGTACCATCGTGCTCGACCGGGGTAAGGTCGTGGGTGATTTTGCGCGTAGGGAGAAAAGACTATGA
- a CDS encoding ABC transporter permease, with protein sequence MKRAIEEIGGYFLFGAEVAKDFLRSGVGRQELCRHIVQIGTLSLPIVLLTALFTGMVLALQTAFAMERFGAKNYVGNIVGIALSRELGPVLSSLMVCGRVGAGIAAEIGTLAVTEQIDAMRCLGANPIRQLVTPRVLAALIALPGLVIFADLLGIYGGFLISVLELDISGHLYYSSLISTVTIRDFTDGLVKSSVFGALVVLLACFNGIRTTGGTVGVGQTTTKTVVIGSIIIFITDFFLTKLFLAM encoded by the coding sequence ATGAAACGTGCTATTGAGGAGATTGGCGGATACTTTCTCTTTGGGGCTGAAGTTGCTAAGGACTTTCTTCGCTCAGGGGTTGGACGTCAAGAACTGTGTCGGCATATTGTACAGATCGGCACACTATCGCTGCCCATCGTTCTTTTAACTGCACTCTTTACCGGTATGGTGCTTGCCTTACAGACCGCGTTTGCAATGGAACGATTTGGAGCCAAAAACTATGTCGGAAATATCGTAGGAATTGCCCTGTCACGAGAACTTGGACCCGTACTTTCTTCACTCATGGTATGCGGGAGAGTGGGAGCTGGAATAGCTGCGGAGATTGGAACTCTTGCGGTAACCGAACAAATTGATGCAATGCGATGCCTTGGTGCAAATCCTATACGTCAGCTCGTGACACCACGAGTCCTGGCCGCCCTGATTGCCCTTCCTGGACTTGTAATATTTGCTGACTTACTCGGAATATATGGCGGATTCCTCATCTCAGTTCTTGAACTCGATATTTCTGGACACCTCTACTACTCCTCACTGATATCTACCGTAACGATTCGAGACTTCACCGACGGATTAGTAAAAAGTTCCGTATTTGGGGCTTTAGTTGTGCTACTTGCCTGCTTCAATGGCATAAGAACAACTGGGGGTACCGTCGGGGTCGGACAAACGACTACAAAAACTGTGGTAATTGGAAGTATAATTATTTTTATTACAGACTTTTTCCTCACCAAGCTATTTCTCGCCATGTAA